The following proteins are encoded in a genomic region of Acetobacter oryzoeni:
- the rpmC gene encoding 50S ribosomal protein L29, producing MVKATKPADLRAKTPDELEARLVELKREQLNLRFQQATGQTEAQSRMRAVRREIARIKTIAVQNAKTAAGAKTSAANA from the coding sequence ATGGTAAAGGCAACTAAGCCAGCCGATTTGCGCGCCAAGACTCCAGACGAGCTTGAAGCTCGTCTGGTTGAATTGAAGCGTGAGCAGCTTAATCTGCGTTTCCAGCAGGCCACGGGTCAGACTGAAGCGCAGAGCCGTATGCGTGCGGTGCGTCGTGAGATTGCACGGATCAAGACGATTGCGGTGCAAAATGCAAAGACTGCAGCAGGTGCAAAAACATCTGCTGCCAATGCCTGA
- the rplB gene encoding 50S ribosomal protein L2 — translation MALKHFNPVTPSLRGTVLVDRADLWKGKPVKQLTEGKNKTGGRNNNGRITSRFRGGGHKQSYRYVDFKRRKFDVLGTVERLEYDPNRTAFIALVKYEDGELAYILAPQRLKVGDNVIAGARVDIKPGNAMPLASIPVGTIIHNIELKQGAGGKLARSAGTYAQLVGKDSGYAQIKLQSGELRVVRGECMATVGAVSNPDNMNQHMGKAGRSRWLGRRPHNRGVVMNPVDHPHGGGEGRTSGGRHPVTPWGKPTKGYKTRVNKRTDSLIIRRRKTGK, via the coding sequence ATGGCTCTGAAGCACTTTAATCCTGTCACGCCAAGCTTGCGTGGTACGGTGCTAGTTGATCGTGCTGACCTTTGGAAAGGTAAGCCGGTCAAACAGTTGACCGAAGGTAAAAACAAGACAGGCGGCCGTAATAATAACGGTCGTATCACTTCCCGTTTCCGTGGGGGTGGTCATAAGCAGTCTTACCGTTATGTAGACTTCAAACGTCGTAAGTTTGATGTTCTGGGTACGGTTGAGCGTCTGGAATATGATCCGAACCGCACCGCGTTTATTGCGCTTGTGAAGTACGAAGATGGTGAGCTTGCATATATCCTGGCCCCGCAGCGTCTGAAGGTTGGTGACAATGTCATCGCTGGTGCACGCGTGGATATTAAGCCTGGTAATGCTATGCCGCTGGCTTCCATCCCGGTGGGAACGATTATCCATAACATCGAGCTGAAGCAGGGTGCAGGCGGTAAGCTGGCACGTTCTGCTGGCACATACGCCCAGCTCGTTGGTAAGGATTCCGGCTACGCCCAGATTAAGCTGCAGTCTGGTGAGCTGCGCGTTGTTCGTGGTGAGTGCATGGCTACCGTTGGTGCTGTGTCCAACCCGGATAATATGAACCAGCATATGGGCAAGGCAGGGCGTTCCCGTTGGTTGGGTCGTCGTCCTCACAACCGTGGTGTGGTGATGAACCCCGTTGATCACCCACATGGTGGTGGTGAAGGTCGTACCTCTGGTGGCCGTCATCCGGTTACACCGTGGGGTAAGCCAACCAAAGGGTACAAAACTCGGGTCAACAAGCGGACGGACAGTCTGATTATCCGTCGTCGAAAGACCGGCAAGTAA
- the rpsJ gene encoding 30S ribosomal protein S10 yields the protein MDNQNIRIRLKAYDHRVLDNSTKEIVNTAKRTGARVRGPIPLPTHIERFTVNRSPHVDKKSREQFEIRTHRRLLDIVEPTPQTVDALMKLDLAAGVDVEIKL from the coding sequence ATGGACAACCAGAACATCCGCATTCGCCTGAAAGCGTACGATCATCGGGTGCTGGATAACAGCACGAAAGAGATCGTAAATACGGCGAAGCGTACGGGTGCGCGGGTTCGGGGTCCTATCCCGCTGCCTACGCATATCGAACGGTTTACGGTTAACCGTTCTCCTCACGTTGATAAAAAGAGCCGCGAGCAGTTCGAAATTCGAACTCATCGCCGTCTGCTCGACATTGTTGAGCCCACTCCGCAGACCGTGGACGCTCTCATGAAGCTCGACCTCGCCGCTGGCGTTGATGTCGAGATCAAACTCTAA
- the rpsS gene encoding 30S ribosomal protein S19, whose amino-acid sequence MARSVWKGPFVDGYLLNKAEVSRASGRNEVIKIWSRRSTILPQFVGLTFGVYNGQKFLPVQVTENMVGHKFGEFSPTRTFHGHGADKKSKRG is encoded by the coding sequence ATGGCACGTTCCGTCTGGAAAGGCCCGTTCGTCGACGGGTATCTGCTGAATAAAGCTGAGGTATCCCGCGCGTCGGGTCGTAACGAAGTGATCAAGATCTGGTCTCGTCGTTCTACAATTCTTCCGCAGTTCGTCGGTTTGACGTTCGGTGTTTATAACGGTCAGAAGTTTCTGCCCGTACAGGTTACGGAAAACATGGTCGGACATAAGTTCGGCGAATTTTCCCCGACCCGTACATTCCACGGGCATGGCGCTGACAAGAAGTCTAAGCGGGGCTAA
- the rplN gene encoding 50S ribosomal protein L14, with the protein MIHPETNLDVADNSGARQVQCIKVLGGSKRKSASVGDVIVVSVKEAIPRGKVKKGDVHQAVIVRTSYPVRRPDGSAIRFDKNAAVLINKQQEPIGTRIFGPVVRELRAKKFMKIISLAPEVL; encoded by the coding sequence ATGATCCATCCCGAGACCAACCTTGACGTAGCCGATAATTCCGGTGCGCGTCAGGTGCAGTGCATCAAGGTGCTGGGCGGCTCCAAGCGGAAGTCCGCCTCGGTCGGCGACGTGATCGTCGTTTCCGTTAAAGAAGCTATCCCCCGCGGGAAAGTGAAGAAGGGCGACGTTCACCAGGCTGTTATTGTGCGGACTTCCTATCCAGTCCGTCGGCCTGATGGTAGCGCTATCCGTTTCGATAAAAACGCAGCCGTGCTGATTAACAAACAGCAGGAACCGATTGGTACGCGTATTTTTGGACCGGTTGTGCGTGAATTGCGTGCGAAGAAGTTCATGAAGATCATCTCTCTCGCGCCGGAGGTGTTGTAA
- the rplD gene encoding 50S ribosomal protein L4 produces the protein MEIEIKTLDNSSAGSATLPDEIFAVAPRADVMARVVHWQLAKRRAGTHKVKGMGEVSGTTKKPYRQKGTGSARQGSLRAPQYRTGGAVHGPVVRDHGYDLPKKVRRLGLISALSQKAKDGKLIVLQSASGVDKTSELAKKLKSLGWTSALIVDAAVDENFGRAARNLPKIDILPTIGANVYDILNHEVLAITQAGLEGLKERLA, from the coding sequence ATGGAAATCGAAATCAAGACGCTAGACAACAGCAGCGCTGGTTCTGCAACGCTTCCGGACGAAATTTTCGCCGTAGCACCGCGTGCAGATGTCATGGCTCGTGTTGTGCACTGGCAGCTGGCAAAGCGCCGCGCTGGCACACACAAGGTGAAGGGCATGGGCGAAGTGTCCGGCACCACCAAAAAGCCATATCGCCAGAAAGGCACAGGCAGCGCCCGTCAGGGTTCATTGCGTGCGCCGCAGTATCGTACCGGTGGGGCAGTGCATGGCCCGGTTGTGCGTGACCACGGTTACGATCTGCCGAAAAAAGTGCGTCGCCTTGGTCTGATCTCTGCGCTTTCTCAGAAGGCAAAAGACGGCAAGTTGATTGTGCTGCAGTCTGCTTCTGGCGTTGATAAAACCAGCGAACTGGCAAAGAAGCTGAAGTCTCTGGGTTGGACATCTGCACTGATCGTAGATGCAGCCGTGGATGAGAACTTCGGTCGTGCCGCCCGTAACCTGCCCAAGATCGACATTCTGCCGACCATTGGTGCGAATGTTTACGACATTCTGAACCACGAGGTGCTTGCTATTACGCAGGCCGGCCTTGAAGGACTGAAGGAGCGCCTGGCATGA
- the rplP gene encoding 50S ribosomal protein L16, translating to MLSPKRTKFRKAHKGRIHGLAKSGTTLNFGTFGLKALQPERITARQIEASRRAITRAMKRAGRVWIRIFPDLPVSTKPAEVRMGSGKGSPEYWVARVKPGRILFEIEGVPPELAREALALGAAKLPIKTKFVTRIGDA from the coding sequence ATGCTTTCCCCGAAGCGGACAAAATTCCGTAAAGCCCACAAAGGCCGTATCCACGGCCTTGCAAAAAGTGGCACAACGTTGAACTTCGGTACGTTTGGACTGAAGGCTCTTCAGCCGGAACGTATTACGGCACGCCAGATCGAAGCCTCTCGTCGGGCTATCACACGTGCCATGAAACGTGCAGGTCGCGTCTGGATTCGTATTTTTCCTGACCTTCCGGTCTCGACAAAACCTGCAGAAGTGCGTATGGGCTCCGGTAAGGGTTCCCCCGAATACTGGGTGGCCCGTGTGAAGCCAGGTCGCATTCTGTTCGAGATCGAAGGTGTGCCCCCTGAACTGGCGCGTGAAGCGCTGGCTCTGGGTGCAGCAAAACTGCCGATCAAGACAAAGTTTGTGACCCGAATTGGAGATGCGTGA
- the rplV gene encoding 50S ribosomal protein L22, translating into MSKPKHPRTLAETEAQAVTRNIRVSPRKLNLVAGLIRNKPASQAVATLTFSKRRIAQEVKKTLESAIANAENNHQLDVDQLVVKTAEVGKSIVMRRFHARGRGRSARVEKFFSHLKIVVAERAAEPEAASSEQKAA; encoded by the coding sequence ATGAGCAAGCCGAAGCATCCGCGCACACTCGCGGAAACAGAAGCGCAGGCAGTTACGCGCAACATCCGGGTTAGCCCCCGCAAGCTGAACCTTGTGGCTGGCCTGATCCGCAACAAGCCTGCTTCCCAGGCTGTTGCAACGTTGACGTTCTCTAAGCGCCGTATCGCTCAGGAAGTGAAAAAGACGCTGGAAAGCGCAATCGCTAACGCTGAAAACAATCACCAGCTGGACGTTGACCAGCTGGTGGTGAAGACAGCTGAAGTTGGAAAATCCATTGTCATGCGGCGTTTCCACGCCCGTGGCCGTGGGCGTTCTGCTCGCGTTGAAAAGTTTTTCAGTCACCTGAAGATTGTTGTAGCTGAACGGGCTGCTGAGCCTGAAGCAGCTTCTTCCGAACAGAAGGCGGCCTGA
- the rpsQ gene encoding 30S ribosomal protein S17, whose amino-acid sequence MPRRVLTGRVTSDKMDKTVTVLVDRRVMHPLYKKFIRRSKKYAAHDEENICKVGDSVRIVECPPISRRKTWTVISRNGEVVGAEAGASA is encoded by the coding sequence ATGCCAAGGCGCGTCCTGACCGGGCGTGTGACCAGCGATAAGATGGACAAGACCGTTACGGTTCTTGTCGATCGTCGCGTCATGCATCCGCTCTATAAGAAGTTCATTCGTCGCTCTAAAAAATATGCGGCGCATGATGAAGAAAATATCTGCAAGGTTGGTGACTCCGTGCGGATTGTTGAATGTCCGCCTATTTCACGCCGCAAGACGTGGACTGTGATTTCCCGCAACGGCGAAGTCGTTGGTGCGGAAGCCGGTGCATCGGCTTAA
- the rplC gene encoding 50S ribosomal protein L3, with protein MRTGLIAKKLGMSRLFKEDGTHVPVTVLHVDDVQVVDVRNQERDGYVAVQLGMGKAKVKNVTKPNRGHFARTKVEPKQALREFRVADDAALEVGATLSASHFVVGQKVDVTGVSKGKGFAGAMKRWNFAGLEATHGVSISHRSHGSTGNRQDPGKTFKNKKMAGHLGDERVTTLNLEIAAVDPEKNLIMVRGSVPGAKNGVVLIRDAIKKARHGDAPYPAGLVKAEG; from the coding sequence ATGCGCACCGGATTGATCGCAAAGAAGTTGGGCATGTCCCGACTGTTCAAGGAAGATGGCACGCATGTGCCTGTTACCGTCCTGCATGTTGATGATGTGCAGGTGGTTGATGTCCGTAACCAGGAACGGGATGGCTACGTAGCTGTTCAGCTGGGTATGGGTAAAGCCAAGGTGAAAAACGTAACCAAGCCGAATCGTGGGCATTTTGCTCGCACGAAGGTGGAGCCCAAGCAGGCGCTTCGCGAATTTCGTGTAGCTGATGATGCCGCTCTTGAGGTTGGTGCTACCCTTTCAGCTTCGCACTTTGTTGTTGGCCAAAAGGTTGACGTTACGGGTGTAAGCAAAGGTAAGGGATTTGCTGGCGCAATGAAGCGCTGGAATTTTGCTGGTCTTGAAGCCACGCATGGTGTGTCTATTTCGCACCGTTCGCATGGTTCGACCGGTAATCGCCAGGATCCCGGCAAGACCTTTAAGAATAAGAAGATGGCTGGTCATCTCGGTGATGAACGCGTGACCACCTTGAATCTGGAAATCGCAGCGGTCGATCCGGAAAAGAATCTGATCATGGTTCGTGGCTCCGTGCCAGGAGCGAAGAACGGTGTTGTTCTGATCCGTGACGCCATTAAAAAAGCCCGCCATGGTGACGCGCCTTATCCGGCCGGCCTCGTGAAGGCGGAGGGCTGA
- a CDS encoding 50S ribosomal protein L23, with amino-acid sequence MTNILAIRKKAERLSREAMYDIVRTPVITEKATALSEKNQVVFKVAMSATKPEIKVAVETLFGVKVVGVNTLVQKGKTKRFKGRVGQRSDVKKAFVQLAEGQSIDLTAKLA; translated from the coding sequence ATGACGAATATTCTTGCCATTCGCAAGAAAGCCGAGCGTCTTTCCCGTGAAGCGATGTACGACATTGTGCGTACACCTGTGATCACGGAAAAAGCTACGGCGCTTTCTGAAAAGAACCAGGTTGTTTTCAAAGTGGCAATGTCCGCTACGAAGCCTGAAATCAAGGTTGCGGTGGAAACGCTGTTCGGGGTCAAGGTTGTTGGTGTCAACACCTTGGTTCAGAAGGGGAAAACCAAGCGCTTTAAAGGGCGTGTTGGGCAGCGTTCTGACGTGAAGAAGGCGTTCGTTCAGCTTGCGGAAGGTCAGTCCATTGATCTTACCGCCAAGCTGGCGTGA
- the rpsC gene encoding 30S ribosomal protein S3 translates to MGHKVNPIGLRLGINRTWDSRWYADSDYSKLLHEDLKLRAFLRRKLVGAGVSRVVIERPAKKPRVTIYAARPGVVIGKKGQDIDALRKELTRMAGTEVALNIVEIRKPEIDATLVAENIAQQLERRVAFRRAMKRAVQSAMRLGAQGIRINCSGRLGGAEIARIEWYREGRVPLHTLRADIDYGTATAKTTYGTCGVKVWIFKGEILAHDPMAQDRRAAEQAPQR, encoded by the coding sequence ATGGGACATAAAGTCAATCCAATCGGGCTGCGGCTCGGTATCAACCGCACGTGGGATAGCCGGTGGTATGCCGATTCCGACTATTCAAAGCTGCTTCATGAAGATCTGAAGCTGCGTGCATTCCTGCGCCGCAAGCTGGTTGGCGCTGGTGTGTCTCGTGTCGTTATCGAACGTCCGGCTAAAAAGCCCCGCGTTACCATTTACGCTGCTCGTCCGGGTGTCGTGATTGGTAAGAAGGGCCAGGACATCGATGCGCTCCGTAAAGAGCTGACACGTATGGCTGGCACGGAAGTTGCGCTGAACATTGTTGAAATCCGCAAGCCGGAAATCGATGCAACCTTGGTTGCAGAAAACATTGCTCAGCAGCTGGAACGCCGTGTGGCTTTCCGTCGTGCCATGAAGCGTGCCGTGCAGTCTGCAATGCGTCTGGGCGCTCAGGGCATTCGTATTAACTGCTCTGGTCGTCTTGGCGGTGCGGAAATCGCACGTATCGAATGGTATCGTGAAGGTCGTGTGCCTCTGCACACCCTGCGTGCCGATATCGATTATGGCACAGCCACAGCAAAGACCACCTATGGCACTTGCGGTGTAAAAGTCTGGATCTTCAAGGGCGAAATTCTTGCTCATGATCCGATGGCTCAGGATCGCCGGGCGGCCGAACAGGCTCCTCAGCGCTGA